In one Bacillus mesophilus genomic region, the following are encoded:
- the cbiB gene encoding adenosylcobinamide-phosphate synthase CbiB produces MIGHMMAIILALILDKLIGDPKWLPHPVKGMGWLISKLEQRMNNGSNRILKGTIAAFIVVLIPFLLSLMIVVFLYEVHLIAGIIAEAVLLFTTIAPKSLAVAAMDVYQPLKNGQMVKAREKLGWIVGRDTENLNEEEIVRGVVETVAENTSDGVTAPIFYAIIGGAPLAMAYRAINTLDSMVGHKNNRYLLFGRASAKWDDWVNLLPSRLTGICMLLSNLHISSISIDKVFPILFRDAKKHPSPNSGWGEAAMAVLLGVQLGGANYYQGNLSIRPKIGLRLRILHKEHILQSIYIMRRTVLLFTLLTLLGGVFYYYISQAWS; encoded by the coding sequence ATGATTGGTCATATGATGGCAATTATTCTAGCATTAATTTTAGATAAGTTAATTGGAGACCCCAAGTGGTTACCTCATCCTGTCAAGGGAATGGGTTGGCTAATAAGTAAATTAGAACAACGTATGAATAACGGGAGCAATAGGATTCTGAAGGGAACAATTGCAGCCTTTATTGTCGTTCTAATTCCATTCCTATTATCTCTGATGATTGTTGTGTTTCTTTATGAAGTGCACCTTATAGCAGGAATAATAGCTGAAGCGGTCTTACTATTTACAACGATTGCCCCAAAGAGCTTAGCAGTGGCTGCAATGGACGTATATCAACCATTAAAGAATGGACAAATGGTCAAAGCTCGAGAAAAGCTTGGTTGGATTGTTGGCAGAGACACAGAGAATCTTAATGAAGAAGAAATTGTTCGTGGTGTTGTAGAAACAGTAGCCGAAAATACGAGTGATGGAGTAACAGCTCCGATTTTTTACGCTATAATTGGCGGAGCACCTCTCGCAATGGCTTACAGGGCTATTAATACATTAGATTCTATGGTAGGTCATAAAAACAATCGGTATTTATTATTTGGCAGAGCATCCGCCAAATGGGATGACTGGGTAAACTTACTACCAAGTCGGTTAACTGGTATTTGTATGCTACTTAGTAATTTGCATATCTCTTCTATATCAATCGATAAGGTGTTCCCAATTCTTTTCAGAGATGCCAAAAAGCACCCTAGTCCTAATAGCGGATGGGGGGAAGCTGCGATGGCTGTATTATTAGGTGTTCAGCTTGGCGGGGCAAATTATTATCAGGGTAACCTTTCCATTCGTCCTAAAATAGGACTTCGTTTAAGAATATTACATAAAGAGCATATCCTTCAGTCTATCTATATCATGCGTAGGACGGTGCTCTTATTTACACTATTAACTTTATTAGGAGGTGTTTTCTATTACTACATTTCCCAAGCATGGAGCTAA
- a CDS encoding adenosylcobinamide amidohydrolase — MINVDQLTFSYTNEQTLKPLTFSVNKGEVFGILGPNGSGKTTLLKLLAKTISPNSGSISINNREIADFSNKEFAQSVAVLPQITDTAFSYSVKETIKMGRYAHQSGLFSTWSTKDEEIVQEVLKETSLEHLQHKGIQQLSGGEQQRVFLARALAQQPELLLLDEPTNHLDVSHQISLFDGLMRLRREGQLTVLAIFHDLNLASLYCDTVLLLHEGRMVAMGTPKKIMQSSILEEVYQTAIIRHDHPELAKPMIGLLPAKEKDISESIIKDLTIQHTPGHIVVQSDHDFKTLSSALIGDGFGWSNSFVNRQVDQQYMCSDAKAEMHEYLRSNGIDSCNTVAMMTAVQLEDVVIKQEENNDGVFFVMVTAGTGNAIDASKADQHEIPLLQPGTINIFILIEAKLTEAAFVQILTTATEAKTKSLATLNIMDHTTNTIATGTSTDSICIASTQTKCEYEYGGPLTPIGRRIGRLVADATKEAILQYKDRKELER; from the coding sequence ATGATAAACGTTGATCAACTCACCTTTTCTTATACAAACGAACAAACCCTTAAACCACTTACCTTTTCTGTAAACAAGGGTGAGGTTTTTGGTATTTTAGGTCCCAATGGTAGTGGGAAAACTACACTTTTGAAGCTCCTAGCTAAAACCATTAGTCCAAATAGTGGTTCAATTTCTATAAATAATAGAGAAATTGCCGACTTCTCAAATAAGGAGTTTGCTCAATCAGTAGCAGTCCTTCCTCAAATTACAGACACCGCCTTTTCATACTCGGTTAAAGAAACCATTAAGATGGGGAGGTATGCTCACCAAAGTGGTTTATTCTCAACCTGGTCTACTAAAGATGAAGAGATTGTACAGGAAGTCTTGAAAGAAACATCCTTGGAACATCTGCAGCATAAAGGGATTCAACAATTAAGTGGAGGAGAACAACAAAGAGTGTTTCTAGCACGAGCTTTGGCTCAACAGCCTGAGCTTTTATTATTGGATGAACCAACGAATCATTTAGACGTTTCACACCAAATTAGTTTGTTTGATGGGTTGATGAGGTTGAGAAGAGAAGGGCAGCTAACAGTGTTAGCCATTTTTCATGATTTAAATCTAGCCAGTCTTTATTGCGATACTGTGCTACTTCTTCATGAAGGTCGAATGGTAGCAATGGGGACTCCAAAGAAAATCATGCAATCTTCTATCTTAGAAGAAGTATATCAAACTGCTATTATTAGGCATGATCATCCTGAACTTGCAAAGCCAATGATCGGACTACTTCCAGCAAAAGAAAAAGATATTAGTGAATCCATTATTAAGGATTTAACCATTCAACACACTCCCGGGCATATTGTCGTTCAATCCGATCATGACTTTAAAACTCTTTCGTCTGCCTTGATTGGTGATGGCTTTGGATGGTCCAATTCGTTTGTTAATCGACAAGTGGATCAACAATATATGTGTTCAGATGCCAAGGCTGAAATGCACGAATATTTACGGAGTAACGGAATTGACTCATGCAATACAGTCGCAATGATGACAGCTGTACAATTAGAAGATGTGGTGATCAAACAAGAGGAAAACAATGATGGTGTTTTTTTTGTTATGGTAACAGCAGGAACAGGTAATGCGATAGACGCATCAAAAGCAGATCAACACGAAATCCCGCTTTTACAGCCTGGTACCATAAATATCTTTATTTTAATAGAAGCAAAATTAACAGAAGCCGCGTTTGTTCAAATCCTTACTACAGCTACAGAGGCAAAGACGAAATCCCTTGCTACTTTAAACATAATGGATCATACAACCAATACAATCGCGACAGGAACATCAACTGATAGCATTTGTATCGCCTCAACTCAAACTAAATGTGAATATGAGTATGGTGGGCCGTTAACACCGATTGGTAGACGTATAGGTAGGTTGGTAGCAGATGCTACCAAAGAGGCAATTCTTCAATATAAAGATAGAAAAGAGCTTGAACGATGA
- a CDS encoding response regulator transcription factor, protein MDQVLNILVVDDEERIRRLLKMYLEREGYQTEEAEDGNEALEKAMSKDYDLILLDVMMPGKDGIEVCKELREFKATPIIMLTAKGEEVNRVQGFEVGTDDYIVKPFSPREVVLRVKALLRRSSQTSYLHTETTTKDVLVFPHLTIDNDAHRVTADGREVGLTPKEYELLYFLAKSPDKVYDREQLLKEVWHYEFFGDLRTVDTHVKRLREKLNKVSEKAAKMIITVWGVGYKFEVVEE, encoded by the coding sequence ATGGATCAAGTGTTAAATATTCTGGTTGTCGATGATGAGGAAAGAATTAGAAGACTGTTAAAAATGTACCTAGAAAGAGAAGGCTATCAAACAGAAGAAGCAGAAGATGGTAATGAAGCGTTAGAAAAAGCCATGAGTAAAGATTACGATCTCATTCTTTTGGATGTTATGATGCCTGGAAAAGATGGTATTGAGGTTTGTAAAGAGCTAAGAGAATTTAAAGCAACTCCTATTATTATGCTTACCGCTAAGGGAGAAGAAGTAAACCGTGTCCAAGGCTTTGAAGTTGGGACAGATGACTATATTGTTAAGCCGTTTAGTCCAAGAGAAGTTGTACTTCGAGTAAAGGCTCTTCTAAGAAGGTCATCACAAACATCTTACCTACATACAGAAACAACAACTAAGGACGTATTAGTTTTTCCTCACTTAACGATTGATAATGATGCACATCGAGTTACTGCTGATGGTAGAGAAGTAGGACTTACGCCTAAAGAATATGAACTTCTCTATTTTCTTGCTAAATCACCGGATAAAGTTTATGACAGAGAACAACTTCTTAAAGAAGTTTGGCATTATGAATTTTTCGGTGATTTACGTACAGTTGATACTCATGTTAAACGGTTAAGAGAAAAGCTGAACAAAGTATCAGAAAAAGCAGCCAAGATGATTATTACCGTTTGGGGAGTCGGCTATAAATTTGAGGTTGTCGAGGAATGA
- a CDS encoding ATP-binding protein produces the protein MKLWRSVVGKLWMTILFLVSFVLSILTFMLLGFFEQYYVDRAEEDLTQVASKIARVMEEHEDQSLARSISWEIVDPLTKVIIAQDDDHYWYSPSKGEVIDIPLSFLKNDKELSKVISNQETVIKKTEYSSIMEGGDEFKEIIIVGVPFTSQVGEESAVFLYQTLDAVEQTTDQTTRLIFLAAGIAFMLTTFFAFFLSSRITSPLIKMREAAFEIAEGKFETRLPVVTHDEIGELGTAFNKMGKQLKLNIDALRQEKEQLSSILSSMVDGVITLNRNGVMQLSNPPAERFLQAWYYEQGMEENLEKAVPIEMRELFGRVVSFEGEQLIEMDFQGRNWVVVMSPLYNGEQIRGAVAVIRDMTEERRLDKLRKDFIANVSHELRTPISMLQGYSEAIIDDIAETEQEKKEIAEVIYEESLRMGRLVNELLDIARMEAGHIQLQEEPVNVHEFIERVVRKFHGLSKEKSIKLSYYCENCEEHMISFDPDRMEQVFTNLIDNAIRHTDSGGTVVVKANIIENGFKVDVQDSGSGIPNEDLPFVFERFYKADKARTRRKGGTGLGLAIVKNIIDAHQGQISVHSKINEGTTFSFFLPRK, from the coding sequence ATGAAGCTTTGGAGAAGTGTAGTAGGGAAGTTATGGATGACGATCCTGTTTTTAGTGTCATTCGTTTTATCCATCCTTACCTTTATGCTATTAGGATTTTTTGAACAATATTATGTGGATAGAGCAGAAGAAGATCTAACGCAGGTAGCAAGTAAAATTGCAAGAGTCATGGAGGAACATGAAGATCAAAGTCTAGCTCGTTCCATATCATGGGAAATAGTAGATCCTCTAACAAAAGTCATTATTGCTCAGGATGATGATCATTACTGGTATTCACCCTCTAAAGGTGAAGTAATTGATATTCCTCTTTCTTTTCTCAAAAATGATAAAGAACTTTCTAAAGTAATCTCTAACCAAGAAACAGTTATTAAGAAAACAGAATACTCTTCAATTATGGAGGGTGGAGATGAATTTAAAGAAATTATCATTGTTGGCGTACCGTTTACTTCACAGGTGGGGGAAGAAAGTGCGGTGTTTCTGTATCAAACACTAGATGCTGTCGAACAAACGACAGATCAAACAACAAGGCTTATTTTTCTTGCAGCAGGAATAGCCTTTATGCTAACTACCTTCTTTGCTTTTTTCTTGTCGTCTCGAATCACGTCTCCTTTGATCAAAATGAGAGAAGCAGCTTTTGAGATTGCAGAGGGTAAGTTTGAAACGCGCCTTCCCGTGGTAACGCATGATGAAATTGGTGAGCTTGGCACTGCATTTAATAAAATGGGCAAGCAATTAAAATTAAATATTGATGCGTTGAGGCAGGAAAAAGAGCAACTATCGAGCATTTTAAGTAGTATGGTCGATGGAGTAATCACCTTAAATCGAAATGGCGTTATGCAGTTATCGAATCCCCCTGCGGAACGCTTCTTACAAGCGTGGTATTATGAACAAGGCATGGAAGAAAACTTAGAAAAGGCTGTTCCCATCGAGATGAGAGAGCTTTTTGGCCGTGTTGTTTCATTTGAAGGTGAACAATTAATTGAGATGGATTTCCAAGGACGAAATTGGGTAGTCGTCATGAGTCCATTATATAATGGTGAACAAATTCGTGGGGCAGTAGCTGTCATTCGTGACATGACAGAGGAACGAAGATTAGACAAGCTACGCAAAGACTTCATTGCAAATGTCTCACATGAACTAAGAACGCCAATTTCCATGCTTCAGGGATATAGTGAAGCCATAATAGATGATATCGCAGAAACTGAACAAGAAAAGAAGGAAATTGCAGAGGTTATTTATGAGGAATCATTAAGGATGGGGCGCTTGGTTAATGAACTACTTGATATTGCTCGAATGGAGGCTGGACATATTCAGCTTCAAGAAGAACCGGTCAATGTTCATGAATTTATCGAGAGAGTGGTTAGGAAATTCCATGGGCTTTCGAAGGAAAAATCAATAAAGCTATCCTACTATTGTGAAAACTGTGAAGAGCACATGATTTCCTTCGATCCTGATCGAATGGAACAGGTATTCACTAATTTAATTGACAATGCAATTAGACATACAGATTCAGGTGGAACAGTAGTCGTTAAAGCGAATATAATTGAAAATGGATTTAAAGTAGATGTTCAGGATTCAGGCTCAGGTATTCCAAATGAAGATCTTCCGTTTGTATTTGAACGCTTTTATAAAGCCGATAAAGCAAGGACGAGAAGAAAAGGTGGAACAGGCCTTGGACTGGCAATTGTAAAAAATATCATAGATGCGCATCAAGGGCAAATTTCCGTTCATAGCAAAATAAACGAAGGAACGACATTTTCTTTCTTTTTACCACGAAAATAG
- a CDS encoding ABC transporter substrate-binding protein, which translates to MKQYLLTFLLALFTVFTLAACGGADEVQEPAETQTETEGTEETTGESFPITITDGVENEVTIEAKPEKIVSLIPSNTEIVYALDMGDALVGVSDFDNYPEEVATKEKIGGMEFNVEKVISLQPDLVLAHGSSAFSSESGLEQLRNAGITVVVVPDATSFEATYESIHLIGKLTGTSVKAEEIVEDMKTRLAEIKEKASEVTEPATVWVEVSGPPEIYTTGKGTFMHEMIEAINAKNAAGEQEGWVMLTEEEIVALNPDVVVTTYGSFDPNAKANVLAREAWTEVPAIQNERVYDIQSDLVSRPGPRLIEGVEELAKAVYPEVFTE; encoded by the coding sequence ATGAAACAATATCTATTAACGTTCTTGCTTGCCCTTTTCACAGTGTTTACACTGGCAGCATGTGGTGGAGCAGATGAAGTTCAAGAGCCAGCAGAAACACAAACAGAAACTGAAGGTACAGAAGAAACAACAGGTGAGAGCTTTCCTATAACGATTACAGATGGAGTAGAGAACGAAGTCACGATTGAAGCAAAACCAGAAAAGATTGTTTCTTTAATACCAAGCAATACTGAGATTGTATATGCTCTTGATATGGGTGATGCATTAGTCGGCGTATCTGATTTTGATAATTACCCTGAAGAAGTTGCGACTAAAGAAAAAATTGGTGGAATGGAATTCAATGTAGAAAAGGTCATATCACTTCAACCTGATTTAGTTTTAGCTCACGGATCAAGTGCTTTTAGTTCTGAGAGTGGACTAGAGCAATTAAGAAATGCCGGAATTACAGTTGTAGTGGTACCAGATGCGACATCATTTGAAGCGACGTATGAGTCAATTCACCTAATTGGTAAATTAACAGGTACATCTGTCAAAGCGGAAGAAATTGTGGAAGACATGAAAACAAGATTAGCTGAGATAAAGGAAAAGGCTTCTGAAGTTACGGAACCAGCTACAGTGTGGGTTGAGGTTTCAGGACCTCCTGAAATTTACACAACTGGTAAAGGAACATTTATGCACGAAATGATTGAAGCAATTAATGCAAAGAATGCTGCTGGTGAACAAGAAGGCTGGGTTATGCTAACAGAGGAAGAAATTGTTGCATTAAATCCAGATGTGGTTGTAACAACTTACGGAAGCTTTGACCCGAATGCCAAAGCAAATGTGTTGGCGAGAGAAGCATGGACTGAGGTTCCTGCCATTCAGAATGAGCGTGTTTATGACATTCAATCTGATTTAGTATCACGTCCTGGTCCTCGTTTAATTGAAGGAGTAGAAGAACTTGCAAAAGCTGTATATCCTGAAGTCTTTACAGAATAA
- the cobD gene encoding threonine-phosphate decarboxylase CobD produces MFSITTFPKHGANPIYLYEKLHTPLHEEIVDFSVNVNPFEAPYDLSTIIPHFEKWLSDYPDPELTSVKNAISLYDQIDPGYLFIGNGASQCIFLLAQLFQNRTIGIVQPTFVEYKEACEIYGCTVKELKTTEKTDWQFNLEEIRDFMEGIDVLFLCNPNNPTGTVINQDRMKEVIEIGRETNTYLVIDEAFYDFSTINCSVVTEVEKQDHLIVLRSLTKMYKLAGIRIGYIVAAPSIINKVAAYSPPWSVNTLAAELAKHVLSLTNYPHDIKSRIRVERERVVNELKKLGYYVSPSSVNFYLLSDSFSEYKMKNLMKYLVANGVVPRHTYNFIGLDGKFLRLAVKDQRSNDVLLTHLKGWKQRC; encoded by the coding sequence GTGTTTTCTATTACTACATTTCCCAAGCATGGAGCTAATCCCATTTATTTATATGAAAAGCTTCATACACCCTTACATGAAGAAATCGTTGATTTTAGTGTGAATGTTAATCCATTTGAAGCACCCTATGATCTATCAACCATAATTCCGCACTTTGAGAAATGGCTATCAGATTACCCAGATCCAGAGCTTACCTCTGTGAAAAATGCGATAAGTCTTTATGATCAAATAGATCCTGGATATTTATTTATAGGCAATGGCGCATCTCAATGTATTTTCCTTCTAGCTCAGTTATTTCAAAATCGAACAATCGGAATCGTACAACCAACCTTTGTTGAGTATAAGGAAGCTTGTGAGATTTATGGATGTACAGTGAAGGAACTCAAGACGACAGAGAAAACGGATTGGCAATTTAATCTTGAAGAGATTCGTGACTTTATGGAAGGTATTGATGTGTTATTCCTATGTAATCCTAATAATCCGACAGGAACGGTAATCAACCAAGACAGGATGAAGGAAGTCATTGAAATTGGAAGAGAGACAAATACATATCTAGTCATTGACGAAGCGTTTTATGATTTTAGCACGATAAACTGCTCGGTTGTGACAGAAGTTGAAAAACAGGATCATTTGATTGTACTTCGGTCATTAACGAAAATGTATAAGCTTGCAGGAATTAGAATTGGCTATATAGTAGCAGCACCTTCGATTATAAATAAGGTGGCAGCCTATTCACCTCCTTGGAGTGTAAATACATTAGCAGCAGAGCTCGCAAAGCATGTCCTTTCGTTAACTAATTATCCTCATGATATTAAATCTAGGATTAGAGTAGAAAGAGAACGAGTAGTAAATGAATTAAAAAAGCTGGGATATTATGTATCACCATCGTCAGTAAATTTCTATCTTTTGTCAGATTCTTTTTCTGAATATAAAATGAAGAACTTAATGAAGTATTTAGTCGCAAATGGGGTCGTACCTAGACACACCTATAATTTTATTGGGCTGGACGGCAAATTTTTACGTCTGGCAGTAAAAGATCAACGCTCTAATGATGTCTTACTAACTCATTTAAAAGGATGGAAACAGCGATGTTAG
- a CDS encoding FecCD family ABC transporter permease — protein MQKLYILKSLQNNRIAPYFISGGICFIAIFLGISIGTISIPFSTIFSIFLQELFGVGLSTQIEPMLVNIVMSIRFPRVILAFLVGASLALAGAAFQGLLRNPLADPYTLGVSSGASVGAVVVLFFSIQIPILGMYTLPLFSIGAAFITLILVLSFAKMVEKRMTVETIILTGIIFSSFLGSLISLMIALTGDELRQIISWLLGSVSMRGWEYINLMLPFFIVGVILLLTQSRELNVLSFGEESAQQLGVNVQLRKFIILCSASLLTGASVAVSGTIGFVGLVIPHLTRLLWGANHTRLLPLSMLHGGAFLVLADLTARTIIIPRELPIGVITALIGAPVFAIILYYRKKARM, from the coding sequence TTGCAAAAGCTGTATATCCTGAAGTCTTTACAGAATAATAGAATTGCTCCATATTTCATTAGCGGTGGAATTTGTTTCATCGCTATCTTTTTAGGGATATCGATAGGTACAATATCGATTCCCTTTTCTACTATATTTAGCATTTTTCTTCAAGAATTATTTGGTGTTGGGTTATCCACTCAAATAGAACCGATGCTAGTAAACATCGTCATGTCTATTCGTTTTCCTCGTGTTATATTAGCATTTTTAGTCGGTGCATCACTAGCCCTTGCTGGTGCAGCCTTTCAAGGACTTCTTCGGAACCCCTTAGCAGACCCTTACACCCTTGGTGTGTCCTCGGGAGCATCAGTGGGAGCAGTAGTGGTATTGTTTTTCTCTATTCAAATACCTATTTTAGGTATGTATACTCTTCCTTTATTTAGTATTGGCGCAGCATTTATAACGTTAATTCTTGTCCTATCATTTGCAAAAATGGTAGAAAAGCGAATGACGGTCGAAACGATTATTTTAACTGGAATTATATTTAGTTCATTCTTAGGATCCCTTATTTCCTTAATGATTGCCCTAACAGGCGATGAACTTAGACAAATTATTTCGTGGTTACTTGGAAGTGTGTCTATGAGAGGGTGGGAATATATAAATCTAATGCTTCCTTTCTTTATTGTCGGAGTCATTCTTCTTCTAACTCAAAGCAGAGAATTAAACGTTTTATCATTCGGAGAAGAATCAGCCCAACAATTAGGTGTGAACGTACAGCTTAGAAAATTTATTATCCTATGTAGCGCTTCTTTGTTAACAGGTGCATCTGTTGCCGTATCTGGTACAATAGGCTTTGTGGGACTTGTGATTCCGCACTTGACAAGGTTATTATGGGGAGCCAATCATACTAGATTACTACCTTTATCTATGCTTCACGGTGGGGCATTCCTTGTATTAGCTGATTTAACAGCACGTACGATTATAATTCCAAGGGAACTTCCAATTGGTGTCATTACCGCTCTGATCGGAGCACCAGTTTTTGCTATCATTTTATATTACCGAAAAAAAGCAAGGATGTGA
- the ccsB gene encoding c-type cytochrome biogenesis protein CcsB, with amino-acid sequence MVELSSNLLYTAFVLYLVATFFFGGAIRDKQSEVKINKWSKIGIFVTIIGFIAQFGYFILRWIAAGHAPVSNLFEFTTFFGMMLVLAFIVIFFMYKSSALGLFTLPVAILIIAYASMFPRDVAPLIPALQSDWLHIHVITAALGEAVLAVSFASGLIYLIRVVDQNVKSKKTFWLEIIMYSILSVVGFIAATVGFSLSNYEATYTWMDPNINQEVELVYTLPPIVGPVASADVSSDAMQPIFQSPSWMKGEGAPKKLNTLIWSLGVGLLLYWGLRLILRKRIAASIKPLLKNVNPQIADEITYRSVAIGFPIFTLGALIFAMIWAQIAWTRFWGWDPKEVWALITFLFYAAFLHLRLSQGWHGEKSAWLAVLGFVIIMFNLIVVNLVIAGLHSYA; translated from the coding sequence ATGGTTGAATTAAGTAGTAATTTACTATACACCGCATTTGTGCTGTATCTAGTTGCGACCTTCTTTTTTGGAGGGGCAATTCGTGATAAGCAAAGTGAAGTGAAAATTAATAAATGGAGCAAAATAGGAATCTTTGTCACGATTATTGGATTTATTGCTCAATTTGGTTACTTTATTTTACGCTGGATTGCTGCAGGACATGCTCCTGTAAGTAACCTGTTTGAATTTACAACCTTCTTTGGAATGATGCTTGTTTTAGCATTTATCGTGATATTTTTCATGTATAAGAGTAGTGCACTTGGATTATTTACCTTACCAGTCGCTATATTAATTATTGCTTATGCGAGTATGTTTCCTCGTGATGTAGCACCACTTATACCGGCACTTCAAAGTGATTGGCTTCATATCCACGTTATTACAGCAGCATTAGGTGAAGCAGTATTAGCGGTGAGTTTTGCATCGGGACTTATTTATTTAATTCGTGTTGTGGATCAAAATGTTAAAAGTAAGAAGACTTTTTGGTTAGAAATCATTATGTATAGTATTCTAAGTGTAGTAGGATTTATTGCAGCTACTGTAGGATTCTCATTATCAAACTACGAAGCTACCTACACTTGGATGGACCCTAATATTAATCAAGAGGTTGAATTAGTTTATACACTTCCACCGATTGTTGGTCCAGTTGCAAGTGCGGATGTCAGTTCTGATGCGATGCAACCGATCTTTCAATCTCCTAGCTGGATGAAGGGTGAAGGTGCACCTAAGAAATTAAATACGCTGATTTGGTCATTAGGAGTTGGTCTTCTATTATACTGGGGACTAAGACTAATACTAAGAAAACGAATTGCAGCTTCAATTAAGCCGCTTCTCAAAAATGTAAATCCGCAAATTGCTGATGAAATTACGTATCGTTCGGTAGCGATTGGGTTTCCAATCTTTACTTTAGGCGCACTTATATTTGCAATGATATGGGCGCAAATTGCCTGGACAAGATTTTGGGGCTGGGACCCTAAAGAAGTATGGGCTTTAATTACTTTCTTATTTTATGCAGCATTTCTTCACCTGCGCTTATCTCAAGGATGGCATGGAGAAAAATCTGCGTGGTTAGCTGTGTTAGGATTTGTCATCATCATGTTTAACTTAATAGTTGTAAACCTCGTTATCGCAGGCTTACATTCGTATGCATAA
- a CDS encoding bifunctional adenosylcobinamide kinase/adenosylcobinamide-phosphate guanylyltransferase translates to MLVFVSGGARSGKSTFAEQLVANVAAPGNLHYIATSEVTDAEMKSRIFHHQERRTGDWTTWEQPTNMIELAPKFSTDDCILLDCLTILTANELFHGGVIQSANKVYEKMIHSIKQFHTVKMFVIVSNDLFSDKLPDDEGSLLYMKLLGSLHQEIVRTADYAYQVNYGIPKKMKG, encoded by the coding sequence ATGTTAGTCTTTGTTTCAGGTGGTGCGAGAAGTGGAAAAAGTACATTCGCAGAACAACTTGTTGCAAATGTCGCTGCACCAGGCAATCTGCATTATATTGCCACAAGTGAAGTAACAGATGCTGAAATGAAAAGCCGTATTTTTCATCATCAGGAAAGACGCACTGGTGATTGGACAACATGGGAGCAACCTACAAATATGATCGAGCTTGCTCCTAAGTTTTCAACCGATGATTGCATTTTATTAGATTGCTTAACGATCTTAACAGCCAATGAGTTATTTCATGGAGGAGTTATCCAATCTGCAAACAAAGTTTATGAGAAAATGATTCATTCGATCAAGCAGTTTCATACTGTAAAAATGTTTGTTATTGTTTCAAATGACCTATTTTCAGATAAACTTCCTGATGATGAGGGATCACTTCTTTATATGAAGCTCCTTGGCTCACTGCATCAAGAGATTGTAAGAACCGCAGATTATGCCTATCAAGTAAACTATGGCATTCCAAAGAAGATGAAAGGGTGA